Proteins from a genomic interval of Mustela lutreola isolate mMusLut2 chromosome 4, mMusLut2.pri, whole genome shotgun sequence:
- the ZNF22 gene encoding zinc finger protein 22 translates to MRLGKPKGSISRSSSQGKAYENSRKTGRQRQRWGMTVRFDSSLSRLRRSLDEKPYKCTECEKSFSQSSTLFQHQKIHTGKKSHKCADCGKSFFQSSNLIQHRRIHTGEKPYKCDECGERFKQSSNLIQHQRIHTGEKPYQCDECGRCFSQSSHLIQHQRTHTGEKPYQCSECGKCFSQSSHLRQHMKVHKEEKPRKTRGKNIRSKTHLVSSWKAGTGRKSVAGLR, encoded by the coding sequence ATGCGGTTAGGAAAACCAAAGGGAAGTATTTCTCGGAGCTCGAGCCAAGGAAAAGCCTATGAAAACTCACGCAAAACAGGCCGGCAGCGGCAAAGATGGGGAATGACTGTTCGATTTGACTCAAGTTTGAGTAGATTGAGAAGAAGCCTGGATGAGAAACCTTATAAATGTACTGAATGTGAAAAGAGTTTCAGTCAGAGCTCAACTCTTTTTCAACATCAAAAGATTCACACTGGAAAGAAATCCCATAAATGTGCCGATTGTGGGAAAAGTTTCTTTCAGAGCTCTAACCTCATTCAGCATCGGCGGATCCATACCGGGGAAAAGCCCTATAAATGTGATGAGTGTGGAGAAAGGTTTAAACAGAGCTCAAATCTCATTCAGCaccagagaattcatactggagaaaaaccctaTCAGTGTGATGAGTGTGGCCGATGTTTCAGCCAGAGTTCCCACCTTATTCAGCATCAGAGAACCCACACAGGGGAGAAGCCCTACCAGTGCAGTGAATGTGGCAAATGCTTCAGCCAGAGTTCTCATCTTAGGCAGCACATGAAGGTGCATAAAGAAGAGAAACCTCGTAAAACCCGGGGCAAAAACATTAGATCAAAAACTCACTTAGTGTCATCCTGGAAAGCTGGTACAGGTAGGAAGTCAGTGGCTGGTCTCCGCTAA
- the RASSF4 gene encoding ras association domain-containing protein 4 isoform X1 → MKEDCPPSSHVPISDSKSILKSELLSLLKTYNCYHEGRSFQLRHREEEGALIIEGLLNIAWGLRRPIRLQIQDDRERVHLSSASWTPGQPSCPLKDPLLQDGRVPAQEPSAQTAHGAESSRDSSEPLEEDEETPQLMRTKSDAACVIQRRPRARAPGEAQRIRRHRFSINGHFYNHKTSVFTPAYGSVTNVRVNSTMTTVHVLTLLLNKFRVENGPSEFALYIVHESGERTKLKDCEYPLISRILHGPCEKIARIFLMEADLGEEVPHDVAQYIKFEMPVLDSFVEKLKEEEEREIIKLTMKFQALRLTMLQRLEQLVEAK, encoded by the exons ATGAAGGAAGACTGCCCACCCAGTTCTCACGTCCCCATCAGTGACAGCAAGTCCATCCTGAA GTCGGAGCTCTTAAGCTTGCTAAAAACTTACAACTGCTACCATGAGGGCAGAAGCTTTCAGCTGAGACACCGAGAG GAAGAAGGTGCTCTGATCATCGAGGGGCTTCTCAACATTGCCTGGGGCCTGAGACGGCCTATCCGGCTCCAGATACAGGACGACAGGGAGCGCGTGCACCTCTCCTCAGCCTCTTGGACACCCGGACAGCCCAGCTGCCCCCT AAAGGATCCACTTCTTCAGGACGGCAGGGTCCCTGCCCAGGAGCCGAGTGCTCAGACTGCACACGGGGCCGAGAGTTCCAGAGATAGCTCAG AGCCCCTGGAGGAGGACGAGGAGACCCCCCAGCTGATGCGGACCAAGAGTGACGCAGCCTGCGTGATCCAGAGGCGGCCCCGGGCCCGTGCACCTGGTGAGGCCCAGAGGATCCGGCGACATCGCTTCTCCATCAATGGGCACTTTTATAACCACAAG ACCTCAGTGTTTACTCCTGCTTATGGGTCCGTGACCAATGTGAGGGTCAACAGCACCATGACAACCGTGCATGTGCTCACCTTGCTGCTGAACAAGTTCCGA GTGGAAAATGGTCCCAGTGAGTTTGCACTCTACATTGTTCATGAGTCTGggg agagaacaaaattaaaagactgtGAGTATCCACTGATTTCCAGAATCCTGCATGGGCCCTGTGAGAAGATCGCCAGGATATTCCTGATGGAAGCCGACCTGGGCGAGGAAGTTCCCCACGAT GTCGCTCAGTACATTAAATTTGAAATGCCGGTGCTGGACAGTTttgttgaaaaattaaaagaagaggaggaaagagaaataatcaaaCTGACCATGAA GTTCCAAGCCCTGCGTCTGACGATGCTGCAGCGCCTGGAGCAGCTGGTGGAGGCCAAGTAG
- the RASSF4 gene encoding ras association domain-containing protein 4 isoform X2: protein MKEDCPPSSHVPISDSKSILKSELLSLLKTYNCYHEGRSFQLRHREEEGALIIEGLLNIAWGLRRPIRLQIQDDRERVHLSSASWTPGQPSCPLKDPLLQDGRVPAQEPSAQTAHGAESSRDSSEPLEEDEETPQLMRTKSDAACVIQRRPRARAPGEAQRIRRHRFSINGHFYNHKTSVFTPAYGSVTNVRVNSTMTTVHVLTLLLNKFRVENGPSEFALYIVHESGERTKLKDCEYPLISRILHGPCEKIARIFLMEADLGEEVPHDVPSPASDDAAAPGAAGGGQVAS from the exons ATGAAGGAAGACTGCCCACCCAGTTCTCACGTCCCCATCAGTGACAGCAAGTCCATCCTGAA GTCGGAGCTCTTAAGCTTGCTAAAAACTTACAACTGCTACCATGAGGGCAGAAGCTTTCAGCTGAGACACCGAGAG GAAGAAGGTGCTCTGATCATCGAGGGGCTTCTCAACATTGCCTGGGGCCTGAGACGGCCTATCCGGCTCCAGATACAGGACGACAGGGAGCGCGTGCACCTCTCCTCAGCCTCTTGGACACCCGGACAGCCCAGCTGCCCCCT AAAGGATCCACTTCTTCAGGACGGCAGGGTCCCTGCCCAGGAGCCGAGTGCTCAGACTGCACACGGGGCCGAGAGTTCCAGAGATAGCTCAG AGCCCCTGGAGGAGGACGAGGAGACCCCCCAGCTGATGCGGACCAAGAGTGACGCAGCCTGCGTGATCCAGAGGCGGCCCCGGGCCCGTGCACCTGGTGAGGCCCAGAGGATCCGGCGACATCGCTTCTCCATCAATGGGCACTTTTATAACCACAAG ACCTCAGTGTTTACTCCTGCTTATGGGTCCGTGACCAATGTGAGGGTCAACAGCACCATGACAACCGTGCATGTGCTCACCTTGCTGCTGAACAAGTTCCGA GTGGAAAATGGTCCCAGTGAGTTTGCACTCTACATTGTTCATGAGTCTGggg agagaacaaaattaaaagactgtGAGTATCCACTGATTTCCAGAATCCTGCATGGGCCCTGTGAGAAGATCGCCAGGATATTCCTGATGGAAGCCGACCTGGGCGAGGAAGTTCCCCACGAT GTTCCAAGCCCTGCGTCTGACGATGCTGCAGCGCCTGGAGCAGCTGGTGGAGGCCAAGTAGCCAGCTAG
- the DEPP1 gene encoding protein DEPP1: protein MRSRLLLPVAHLPTIQETLEEMLPGGPGQEPPASPSLDDYVKSICQLAQPTSVLDVATVRAQPGRTPRPARTFRKSPPTESLQDITTRFSGQQPALPGDGTADPLDWLFGESQEKRSSRRDQPRRTGSSADSWGPHKQMDCGKARGTPRGRPWDARVQGHPLARPSRDWHQGSWASRQLCTDVASPPAPRPRSTLRTLYLHLPVIHEL, encoded by the coding sequence ATGAGGTCCCGGCTCCTGCTTCCTGTGGCCCACCTGCCCACCATCCAGGAGACGCTGGAGGAGATGCTGCCTGGGGGGCCCGGGCAGGAGCCCCCGGCCTCCCCCAGTCTGGATGACTACGTGAAGTCTATCTGTCAGCTGGCTCAGCCCACTTCAGTGCTGGATGTGGCCACAGTCAGGGCCCAACCCGGTAGAACCCCCCGGCCAGCCCGCACCTTCAGGAAGAGCCCTCCTACTGAGTCTCTACAGGACATTACTACCCGCTTCAGTGGTCAGCAGCCGGCACTGCCTGGGGACGGCACTGCTGACCCCCTGGACTGGCTCTTCGGGGAGTCCCAGGAAAAAAGGTCAAGTAGGAGGGACCAGCCAAGGAGGACTGGCTCCTCTGCTGACTCCTGGGGTCCACACAAACAGATGGATTGTGGCAAGGCACGAGGGACCCCCAGAGGGAGACCCTGGGATGCCAGGGTGCAGGGGCACCCTCTGGCAAGACCCTCAAGGGACTGGCACCAGGGCTCCTGGGCTTCCAGGCAACTCTGTACGGACGTGgcctccccccctgccccccgccccagaaGCACCCTCAGAACTCTCTATTTGCACCTCCCAGTGATCCATGAACTCTAA